From Streptomyces sp. NBC_00683, one genomic window encodes:
- a CDS encoding acyl-CoA dehydrogenase family protein, translating to MSTVLETEEHKALRAAVAALGTRYGRDYMTSVIREGSHPHELWSDAAKLGYLGVNLPEEYGGGGGGMAELSIVLEELGAAGSPLLMMVVSPAICGTVIARFGTGSQKQQWLPGLADGSLTMAFGITEPDAGSNSHRITTTARRESGGGWVLTGRKVFVSGVDIADATLIVGRTEDARSGTLKPCLFIVPRETPGFGRSQIDMELHAPEKQFELTLDDVRLPADALVGDEDAGLLQLFAGLNPERIMTAAFGIGMGRYALGKAVEYARTRQVWKAPIGAHQAIAHPLAIAHIELELARLMMQKAARLYDEGDDIGAGEAANMAKYAAGEACVKAVDQAVHTLGGNGLTREYGLASLITAARVARIAPVSREMILNYVSHQSLGLPKSY from the coding sequence ATGAGCACCGTCCTCGAAACCGAAGAGCACAAGGCGCTGCGCGCCGCCGTCGCCGCACTCGGCACGCGTTACGGGCGCGACTACATGACCTCCGTGATCCGCGAGGGCTCCCACCCCCACGAGCTGTGGAGCGACGCCGCCAAACTCGGCTACCTCGGCGTCAACCTTCCCGAGGAGTACGGCGGCGGAGGCGGCGGCATGGCCGAACTCTCCATCGTCCTGGAGGAGCTCGGCGCCGCCGGATCGCCCCTGCTGATGATGGTCGTGTCGCCCGCCATCTGCGGCACCGTCATCGCCCGCTTCGGCACCGGGAGCCAGAAGCAGCAATGGCTGCCCGGCCTCGCCGACGGCAGCCTCACCATGGCCTTCGGCATCACCGAACCCGACGCCGGGTCCAACTCCCACCGCATCACCACCACCGCCCGTCGCGAGAGCGGGGGAGGCTGGGTCCTCACCGGCCGCAAGGTCTTCGTCTCCGGCGTCGACATCGCGGACGCCACCCTCATCGTCGGGCGCACCGAGGACGCGCGTTCCGGCACGCTCAAGCCCTGCCTCTTCATCGTCCCGCGCGAAACCCCCGGCTTCGGCCGCTCGCAGATCGACATGGAACTCCACGCACCGGAGAAGCAGTTCGAGCTGACCCTCGACGACGTACGGCTGCCCGCCGACGCGCTGGTGGGTGATGAGGACGCCGGACTGCTCCAGCTGTTCGCCGGGCTCAACCCCGAGCGGATCATGACGGCCGCGTTCGGCATCGGGATGGGGAGGTACGCGCTCGGCAAGGCAGTCGAGTACGCGCGCACCCGCCAGGTGTGGAAGGCGCCCATCGGTGCCCACCAGGCCATAGCCCACCCGCTCGCCATCGCCCACATCGAGCTGGAACTGGCCCGCCTCATGATGCAGAAGGCGGCCCGGCTGTACGACGAGGGCGACGACATCGGCGCCGGCGAGGCCGCCAACATGGCCAAGTACGCGGCCGGCGAAGCCTGTGTGAAGGCCGTCGACCAGGCCGTCCACACCCTCGGCGGCAACGGCCTCACCCGCGAGTACGGCCTCGCCTCCCTGATCACGGCGGCACGCGTGGCCCGCATCGCGCCCGTCAGCAGGGAGATGATCCTGAACTACGTCTCCCACCAGTCGCTGGGACTGCCGAAGTCGTACTGA
- a CDS encoding 4-coumarate--CoA ligase family protein translates to MVFRSEYADVPALDTPIHEAVLGDAAAFGDTVALIDGTNGLSLTYGQLDTFHRRIAAHLAEAGLRKGDVLALHSPNTIAYPPVFYGATRAGASVTTVHPLATAKEFAKQLKDSAARWIVTVSMFLDVARRAAELAGGIQEIFVCDQADGHTSVLDMLGSTAPEPEIAFDPAEDIAALPYSSGTTGTPKGVMLTHRSIGTNLEQLRPFIPMGPGDSILAVLPFFHIYGLTALMNVPLRCGATVVVLPRFDLDQFLGAIQEHRISGLYVAPPIVLALAKHPAVGNYDLSSLRYIVSAAAPLDAELAAACSARLGLPPVRQAYGMTELSPGTHVVPLDAENPPPGAVGKLLPSTEMRIVSIEDPGKDVGTGTDGEILIRGPQVMKGYLGRPEATAEMIDADGWVHTGDVGRVDADGWLHVVDRVKELIKYKGYQVAPADLEALLLTHESVADAAVIGVYDSEGNEIPKAYVVRQPAAQDLTADDVMAYVAGQVAPYKKVRRVEFIEAVPRAASGKILRRELRDREKQR, encoded by the coding sequence ATGGTGTTCCGCAGTGAGTACGCAGACGTTCCGGCCCTCGACACACCCATCCACGAAGCGGTACTGGGCGACGCCGCCGCATTCGGCGACACGGTCGCCCTGATCGACGGTACGAACGGCCTCTCCCTCACCTACGGCCAGCTCGACACGTTCCACCGCCGCATCGCCGCCCACCTCGCCGAAGCGGGACTCCGCAAGGGCGACGTCCTCGCCCTGCACAGCCCCAACACGATCGCCTACCCCCCGGTGTTCTACGGGGCCACGCGCGCCGGAGCCTCCGTCACCACCGTGCACCCGCTGGCCACGGCCAAGGAGTTCGCCAAGCAGCTGAAGGACTCCGCCGCCCGCTGGATCGTCACCGTGTCCATGTTCCTGGACGTGGCCCGCCGGGCGGCCGAACTCGCGGGCGGCATCCAGGAGATCTTCGTCTGCGACCAGGCCGACGGGCACACCTCCGTACTCGACATGCTGGGCTCCACCGCCCCGGAACCCGAGATCGCGTTCGACCCCGCCGAGGACATCGCCGCCCTCCCGTACTCCTCCGGGACCACCGGAACCCCCAAGGGCGTCATGCTCACCCACCGCTCCATCGGCACCAACCTGGAGCAGTTGCGCCCCTTCATCCCCATGGGCCCCGGCGACAGCATCCTGGCCGTCCTTCCCTTCTTCCACATATACGGGCTGACCGCCCTGATGAACGTCCCGCTGCGCTGCGGAGCCACGGTCGTCGTCCTGCCCCGCTTCGACCTCGACCAGTTCCTCGGCGCCATCCAGGAGCACCGCATCAGCGGGCTGTACGTGGCCCCGCCCATCGTCCTGGCCCTCGCCAAGCACCCGGCCGTCGGCAACTACGACCTGTCCTCGCTGCGGTACATCGTCAGCGCCGCCGCCCCCCTGGACGCCGAACTCGCCGCCGCGTGCTCGGCCCGCCTCGGCCTGCCGCCCGTACGCCAGGCCTACGGAATGACGGAACTCTCGCCCGGCACCCACGTCGTGCCGCTGGACGCCGAGAACCCGCCGCCCGGTGCCGTCGGGAAGCTGCTGCCCAGCACCGAGATGCGGATCGTGTCGATCGAGGACCCCGGCAAGGACGTCGGTACAGGCACCGACGGTGAGATCCTCATCCGCGGCCCCCAGGTGATGAAGGGCTACCTCGGACGCCCCGAAGCCACCGCCGAGATGATCGACGCGGACGGCTGGGTGCACACCGGGGACGTCGGCCGTGTCGACGCGGACGGCTGGCTGCACGTCGTCGACCGGGTGAAGGAACTGATCAAGTACAAGGGCTACCAGGTCGCACCCGCCGACCTGGAGGCCCTGCTCCTGACCCACGAGTCCGTCGCGGACGCCGCCGTCATCGGGGTGTACGACAGCGAGGGCAACGAGATCCCCAAGGCCTACGTCGTACGCCAGCCCGCCGCCCAGGACCTCACCGCCGACGACGTCATGGCGTACGTCGCCGGGCAGGTCGCCCCGTACAAGAAGGTCCGGCGGGTGGAATTCATCGAGGCCGTACCCCGCGCGGCCTCGGGCAAGATCCTCCGACGGGAACTGCGCGACAGGGAGAAGCAGCGATGA